In Herpetosiphonaceae bacterium, one DNA window encodes the following:
- a CDS encoding cytochrome P450 — translation MQAGSPSLSLNNLYRPEILANPYSFYQRLRSEAPIHWDGYLHGWVLTRYADVVACLPDRRISADRTVSLMDRMPPEQRAALRRLFEVNARQLAFLDPPDHTVIRRILNPVFTLEAVAALRERIQSIVDQLLARSQSGGRLDLVRDLADPLPALVIAELVGIPFQDLQQLRAWYDESFNLLGASITQAQLDRALKTFDTMLGYFRTMLARLQQRPQPSLLGMLVSGQDVRAFSEDELFAQCQLFLDAGHGPPASILASSIWLLLQHPDQLRRLRDDPALVGSALEECLRYESPVQLVIRRAQEDVPVDGVQIRQGDLVYLMLGAANHDPARFAEPERFDIGRDPNPHLAFGYARHRCIGQWLARLEGEIVLTTLLQRLPTMRLGTDAAVWQKTLALRGLAALPVVI, via the coding sequence ATGCAAGCAGGCAGCCCGTCGCTCAGCCTCAACAACCTTTACCGGCCAGAGATCCTGGCGAATCCCTACAGCTTCTACCAGCGGCTGCGCTCCGAAGCGCCGATCCACTGGGATGGCTACCTGCACGGCTGGGTGCTGACACGCTATGCTGATGTGGTCGCGTGTCTCCCCGACCGCCGCATCTCGGCGGATCGCACGGTATCGCTGATGGACCGGATGCCGCCGGAGCAGCGCGCGGCGCTGCGGCGCCTGTTCGAGGTGAATGCCCGGCAACTGGCCTTTCTCGATCCGCCCGATCATACCGTTATCCGCCGCATCCTCAATCCGGTCTTTACGCTGGAGGCGGTCGCGGCACTGCGTGAGCGTATCCAGAGCATCGTCGACCAGCTCCTCGCCCGATCGCAATCCGGCGGCAGGCTCGATCTGGTCCGCGATCTCGCCGACCCGCTGCCCGCGCTGGTGATCGCCGAACTGGTCGGGATTCCGTTTCAGGATCTCCAGCAGCTTCGAGCGTGGTACGACGAGTCCTTCAACCTGCTGGGCGCGTCGATCACGCAGGCGCAGCTCGATCGGGCGCTCAAGACCTTCGACACGATGCTCGGCTACTTTCGGACGATGCTGGCACGGCTTCAGCAGCGGCCACAGCCAAGCCTGCTGGGCATGCTCGTGAGCGGCCAGGATGTGCGGGCGTTTAGCGAGGACGAGCTATTCGCGCAATGTCAGCTCTTTCTCGACGCGGGCCACGGGCCGCCAGCGAGCATCCTTGCCAGTAGCATCTGGCTGCTCCTCCAGCACCCGGATCAGCTCCGGCGGCTGCGCGACGATCCGGCGCTGGTCGGGAGTGCCCTTGAGGAATGCCTGCGCTATGAAAGCCCGGTCCAGCTCGTGATCCGTCGCGCGCAGGAAGACGTGCCGGTCGACGGTGTGCAGATCCGCCAGGGCGACCTCGTGTACCTCATGCTGGGCGCTGCCAACCACGATCCGGCGCGCTTTGCCGAGCCTGAGCGCTTCGACATTGGCCGCGATCCGAATCCGCACCTAGCGTTCGGCTATGCGCGGCATCGCTGTATCGGCCAGTGGCTCGCCCGGCTGGAAGGCGAGATCGTCCTCACGACGCTGCTGCAACGGCTACCGACCATGCGCCTGGGGACTGATGCTGCCGTCTGGCAAAAGACGCTGGCGCTGCGTGGGCTTGCCGCGCTGCCGGTTGTGATCTAA
- a CDS encoding amino acid adenylation domain-containing protein: MKRDNIEDIYPLSPVQQGMLFHTVYEPASSIYVEQFVCTLFGALDTARLRLAWQRVLDRHAALRTVFVWEGVKQPLQIVRREATLPWQEYDWRDMPAAEQLRRLEAVMQQDRSQPFVLPHAPLMRLTVIRMAEHDYQLIWSFHHLVLDGWCLPLIMRELLACYDALCHSREPHLPPIQPYRTYIGWLQQQDMERARRFWQQALEGFQPHPLLVGDQPSVDAPASQPTLATEQLQVSPEVLSRLESFVTTYQVTLNTLIQGAWALLLSRYSGEADSVFGMVVSGRPPALPGVETMIGVFINTLPFRVRIPAAALCLPWLKQIQHRQVEIRQYEYTPLVDIQRWHGIPAGQSLFESIIAFENYPAAAELWPSSSTIRIDHLRFDEQTNYPLALIVTPGGALSLRLVYDRRRFDAALVARMLDQLQTILRGIATQPHQRLAQIPYLSDAERHQMLIAWNAQRVDYDRRCCLHHLFEAQALRTPDAVAVICGDERLTYDVLNARANQLAWYLRQRGIAPDMRVGICMERSSSMVVGLLGILKAGAAYVPLDPAYPQERLRLMLDDAQVEAVITEQPLVERLSATAVFVLCLDTSQEIVSAYPRTNPAAAIDAAHLAYVIYTSGSTGRPKGVAITHRSAVALMAWAKTVFSPHELAGVLAGTSICFDLSVFELFVPLSCGGTAIIAETPLHVPETSAAITLLNTVPSAIAELVRTERLPASVRTVNLAGEPLHSTLVRQLYAIPTIERVYNLYGPTEDTTYSTGTLLPRDAAREPSIGYPIANTQAHVLAADMQPVPIGVPGDLYLGGDGLARGYLNQPALTAEKFVPDPFSQTGDPQGGARLYRTGDLARYRADGSIEFLGRADQQVKLRGYRIELGEIEAALRQHPAVQDGVVAIRQDERGDRLLVAYIVARGEQRITGGELQSFLRARLPIYMLPNHVMQLDQLPLTPNGKVDRRALPPLEGSPRSQERPALAPFTMLEETIATIWAGVLSVAPISAEASFFELGGHSLLATQVIARVRDLFKIDLPVRTLFEFPSLRAFTQRVEAAQQAKSGHLPPALVPLPRDGDLPLSYAQQRLWFLDQLFPGNPMYNVPFAVRLSGPLQIDALRQSLNALIQRHESLRTTFTAVHGRPHQVIAPVLDLEVPLIDLRDLPAAQHESEVARRATHEARQPFDLQRGPLLRYTVLQPGDSAYVLLLTFHHIIIDGWSLSVFTRELSTLYNYFLDHDRDHAPLPLAPLLIQYADFAIWQRDWLRDAVLESHLAFWKQTLAGLPLDDLPGDRPRPSAPTFAGARQPFEISAELSAALTRLGQQSQATLFMTLTAAWLCVLHQHTRSSDLTICTDTANRLQAQTEDLIGFFVNQLVLRVNLVGDPTFRELLQRVRESMLSAYAHQELPFEYLVKEVLPKRDTTFLPLTQVKIVLQTAAMPQLSLAGITAEPLVVDTATTKFDLLLNILPRDGSLSGSLEYSTELFESTTIRRLLNHFQTVITAITARPDSTVSALTTMLDQAVAEERSQARQALSSANLQRLRARRQQGAHQPPAKGYEEV; encoded by the coding sequence ATGAAACGTGACAACATCGAAGACATCTATCCCTTATCGCCGGTGCAGCAGGGCATGCTCTTCCATACGGTCTACGAGCCAGCGTCGAGCATCTATGTCGAGCAATTCGTCTGCACCTTGTTCGGCGCGCTGGATACAGCGCGGCTGCGGCTGGCCTGGCAGCGCGTGCTCGACCGTCATGCCGCGCTGCGGACGGTCTTCGTCTGGGAAGGCGTCAAGCAGCCGCTCCAGATCGTACGGCGGGAGGCCACGCTGCCCTGGCAGGAGTACGACTGGCGAGACATGCCCGCTGCCGAGCAGCTACGGCGGCTGGAAGCCGTCATGCAGCAGGATCGCAGCCAGCCGTTTGTGCTGCCGCACGCGCCGCTGATGCGCCTGACCGTGATTCGGATGGCCGAGCATGACTATCAGCTGATCTGGTCGTTTCACCATCTGGTGCTGGATGGCTGGTGCCTGCCGCTGATCATGCGCGAGCTGCTGGCCTGCTACGACGCGCTGTGTCACAGCCGCGAGCCGCATCTGCCGCCGATTCAGCCCTACCGAACGTACATCGGCTGGTTGCAGCAGCAGGATATGGAGCGCGCGCGGCGCTTCTGGCAGCAGGCGCTAGAGGGCTTCCAGCCTCACCCGCTGCTCGTCGGCGACCAGCCATCGGTGGACGCTCCGGCCAGCCAGCCGACGCTTGCAACGGAGCAGCTCCAGGTGTCGCCGGAGGTGCTGTCCAGGCTTGAGTCGTTCGTCACGACCTATCAGGTCACGCTCAATACACTGATCCAGGGCGCGTGGGCGCTGCTGCTCAGCCGCTACAGCGGCGAGGCGGATAGTGTCTTTGGCATGGTCGTGTCGGGACGGCCACCGGCGCTGCCGGGCGTCGAGACGATGATCGGAGTCTTCATCAACACGCTGCCGTTCCGCGTGCGTATTCCAGCCGCAGCGCTCTGCCTGCCATGGCTGAAGCAGATCCAGCATCGGCAGGTGGAGATCCGGCAGTACGAGTACACGCCGCTCGTCGACATTCAGCGCTGGCACGGCATACCGGCAGGACAATCGCTCTTTGAGAGCATTATCGCGTTCGAGAACTATCCGGCGGCTGCCGAGCTCTGGCCGTCGAGCAGCACGATCCGCATCGATCACCTGCGCTTCGATGAGCAGACGAACTATCCGCTGGCGCTGATCGTGACGCCCGGCGGAGCGCTCTCGCTGCGGCTGGTCTACGATCGGCGCAGGTTCGACGCGGCGCTGGTCGCCCGCATGCTCGATCAGCTCCAGACGATCCTCCGGGGCATCGCCACGCAGCCGCACCAGCGCCTGGCCCAGATCCCCTATCTCAGCGATGCCGAGCGGCACCAGATGCTCATCGCGTGGAACGCGCAGCGCGTGGACTACGACCGGCGCTGCTGCCTGCATCACCTGTTCGAGGCGCAGGCGCTGCGCACGCCCGACGCCGTGGCCGTGATCTGCGGAGACGAGCGGCTGACCTACGATGTATTGAATGCGCGCGCCAACCAGCTTGCCTGGTATCTGCGGCAGCGCGGCATCGCTCCCGACATGCGCGTCGGGATCTGCATGGAGCGCTCATCGAGCATGGTAGTGGGCCTGCTTGGTATTCTCAAAGCCGGTGCCGCGTACGTGCCGCTTGACCCGGCCTATCCCCAGGAGCGTCTGCGGCTGATGCTCGACGACGCGCAGGTCGAGGCGGTGATCACCGAGCAGCCGCTTGTGGAGCGGCTGTCGGCGACAGCGGTGTTTGTGCTGTGCCTGGATACCAGCCAGGAGATCGTGTCGGCCTATCCTCGGACCAACCCTGCGGCTGCGATCGATGCCGCGCACCTGGCCTATGTGATCTACACGTCGGGCTCCACCGGACGGCCCAAGGGCGTCGCGATTACTCACCGCAGCGCGGTCGCGCTGATGGCCTGGGCCAAGACCGTCTTTTCGCCGCACGAACTGGCAGGCGTGCTGGCAGGCACATCGATCTGCTTCGATCTTTCGGTCTTTGAGCTCTTCGTCCCGCTGAGCTGCGGCGGTACGGCGATCATCGCGGAGACGCCGCTGCACGTGCCTGAGACAAGCGCCGCGATCACCCTGCTCAACACGGTCCCTTCCGCGATTGCCGAGCTGGTTCGCACGGAGCGGCTGCCCGCATCGGTACGCACGGTCAATCTCGCGGGCGAGCCGCTGCATAGCACGCTGGTCCGGCAGCTCTATGCCATCCCGACGATCGAGCGGGTCTATAACCTGTATGGCCCGACTGAGGACACGACCTACTCGACCGGGACGCTGCTGCCCAGAGACGCAGCGCGCGAGCCGTCGATCGGCTATCCGATCGCCAATACGCAGGCCCACGTGCTCGCCGCCGACATGCAGCCGGTGCCGATCGGCGTGCCCGGCGATCTCTATCTTGGCGGCGATGGCCTGGCGCGGGGCTACCTCAATCAGCCCGCGCTGACCGCCGAGAAGTTCGTGCCCGATCCGTTCAGCCAGACCGGGGACCCTCAGGGTGGCGCGCGGCTTTACAGGACGGGCGACCTGGCGCGCTACCGCGCTGACGGCAGCATCGAGTTTCTAGGCCGCGCCGATCAGCAGGTCAAGCTGCGCGGCTATCGCATCGAGCTGGGCGAGATCGAGGCCGCGCTGCGGCAGCATCCGGCGGTACAGGACGGCGTGGTCGCGATCCGGCAGGACGAGCGCGGCGATCGGCTGCTGGTCGCCTACATCGTCGCGCGCGGCGAGCAGCGGATCACCGGCGGCGAACTTCAGTCGTTTCTGCGTGCCAGGCTTCCGATCTACATGCTGCCCAACCATGTGATGCAGCTCGACCAGTTGCCGCTGACGCCCAACGGCAAAGTTGACCGCCGCGCGCTGCCGCCGCTGGAAGGAAGCCCGCGTTCGCAGGAGCGCCCGGCGCTGGCACCCTTTACGATGCTTGAGGAGACGATCGCGACGATCTGGGCGGGTGTGCTCTCCGTCGCGCCGATCAGCGCCGAGGCTAGCTTCTTTGAGCTAGGCGGCCACTCGCTCCTGGCGACGCAGGTGATCGCCCGCGTGCGCGATCTCTTTAAGATCGACCTGCCGGTCCGCACGCTTTTTGAATTTCCGAGCCTGCGCGCGTTTACGCAGCGGGTCGAGGCGGCGCAGCAGGCCAAAAGCGGCCACCTGCCACCGGCGCTGGTGCCGCTCCCACGCGACGGCGATCTGCCGCTGTCGTACGCGCAGCAGCGCCTGTGGTTCCTCGATCAGCTCTTTCCGGGCAACCCCATGTATAACGTTCCGTTTGCGGTGCGGCTTTCGGGGCCGCTCCAGATCGACGCGCTGCGGCAGAGCCTCAACGCCCTGATCCAGCGCCACGAGTCGCTGAGAACGACGTTTACCGCCGTCCACGGGCGTCCGCATCAGGTGATTGCGCCGGTCCTCGATCTGGAGGTGCCGCTGATCGACCTCCGCGATCTTCCGGCGGCTCAGCATGAGTCGGAAGTAGCCCGCCGCGCGACGCATGAGGCGCGGCAGCCATTTGATCTCCAGCGCGGCCCGCTGCTGCGCTACACGGTGCTCCAGCCCGGAGACTCGGCCTATGTGCTGCTGCTGACGTTTCACCATATCATCATCGATGGCTGGTCGTTGAGCGTCTTCACCCGCGAGCTTTCCACACTCTACAACTATTTTCTCGATCACGATCGCGATCACGCGCCGCTGCCGCTCGCGCCGCTGCTGATCCAGTATGCCGACTTCGCGATCTGGCAGCGCGACTGGCTGCGTGACGCCGTGCTTGAGTCGCATCTGGCCTTCTGGAAACAAACGCTGGCCGGGCTGCCGCTCGATGATCTGCCGGGCGATCGACCGCGACCATCCGCGCCGACCTTTGCGGGCGCGCGGCAACCATTCGAGATCTCGGCAGAGCTGAGCGCTGCCCTGACGCGCCTCGGCCAGCAGAGCCAGGCGACGCTGTTTATGACGCTCACGGCAGCCTGGCTCTGCGTGCTGCACCAGCACACACGCTCCTCCGATCTGACGATCTGCACCGACACCGCCAACCGGCTCCAGGCGCAGACGGAAGACCTGATCGGGTTTTTTGTAAACCAGCTCGTCTTGCGCGTTAACCTCGTGGGCGATCCGACCTTTCGAGAGCTGTTGCAGCGCGTGCGCGAAAGCATGCTCAGCGCCTACGCCCATCAGGAGCTTCCGTTCGAGTATCTGGTCAAGGAAGTCCTGCCGAAGCGTGACACAACGTTCTTGCCGCTGACCCAGGTCAAGATCGTGCTCCAGACCGCCGCGATGCCCCAGTTGAGCCTCGCGGGAATCACCGCCGAGCCGCTCGTCGTCGATACGGCCACGACGAAGTTCGATCTGCTGCTGAATATCCTGCCGCGAGACGGCTCCTTGTCGGGCTCGCTTGAATATAGCACCGAGCTGTTCGAGAGCACCACCATTCGTCGCCTGCTCAATCATTTCCAGACCGTCATCACCGCGATCACGGCTCGTCCCGACAGCACGGTCAGCGCGCTGACGACGATGCTGGATCAGGCCGTGGCAGAAGAGCGCAGCCAGGCGCGGCAGGCGCTCTCCTCGGCAAACCTTCAGCGACTCCGCGCTCGTCGGCAGCAGGGCGCGCACCAACCACCAGCGAAAGGATATGAAGAGGTATGA